In the Chitinophagaceae bacterium genome, ATCTGTTTTCATCAACACCGGCTATTCCGATACACTGATCTACCTGAACATTAATTTGATCAGTTGATTCACAACCTTCAGGTGTGGTAATCGTCAGATTGTAGGTAAATGTACCCAGACCCAGAATTTCTCCATCTACTGTTATAGTTCTGTTTGAACTTAACTGTTGACCGGTCCATTGATACGTTACACCATCAAAGCCGGCGTCCAAGATTATCGATTCATCTAAACAAATCAGTGTATCAGGTCCTAAGTCAGCAATTGGCGTATCATATATCTCAACCATACCGCTATCTATAGCATTACATCCTTCATTATTTATAACTTCAATCTCATAGTTATATACTCCGGCAGCTAAATCACCGGCAGCGAAGCTAATTTCCTGATCCGTTGATGTAATATCTCCGGTCCAGTTATAAGAGGCTAAGCCCGAAGCTGCTGACAATACAAATGATTCGTTTTCACAAGCTGTCACAAATGGATCTATGCCTGTAGCCGGAACAGGTATTGAACTAATAGTAACGGTATCTACTGCAGAACATCCAATTGCATCAGTGACTATAACCGAATAAGTATTATCCAAATCATCAGCCACTATTGTACTCGTTGTTTCACCGGTTGACCATAAGATATCTAAAGTATCATTTCCGGCATCAAGTAATACAATTTCATCTAAACAAACATCCTGATCGGGTCCCAAATCAACTACAGGGATTTCATTTACACCTACTGTTACTGAAACGGTATCACTTGTACAACCGGCTCCAAGAGCATCTGTTATATACAAGCTATAAGTCGTTTCTTCAG is a window encoding:
- a CDS encoding T9SS C-terminal target domain-containing protein; its protein translation is CAGSDQPWLQVSSPNPDYVFSWAPINSVSAATGDSVQLTSTSGQHNITVSATDPNTGCNAVPKTFSVTILQEPTVSLTASESAICSGEDVILDIDASIVIGPNLDAPFTLNWFDPTLVNNPDSIVTTANPTEETTYSLYITDALGAGCTSDTVSVTVGVNEIPVVDLGPDQDVCLDEIVLLDAGNDTLDILWSTGETTSTIVADDLDNTYSVIVTDAIGCSAVDTVTISSIPVPATGIDPFVTACENESFVLSAASGLASYNWTGDITSTDQEISFAAGDLAAGVYNYEIEVINNEGCNAIDSGMVEIYDTPIADLGPDTLICLDESIILDAGFDGVTYQWTGQQLSSNRTITVDGEILGLGTFTYNLTITTPEGCESTDQINVQVDQCIGIAGVDENRYGINSYPNPTADKVYLEVSNLDSEELYYYVHDALGRSISDLSGRIVNTITEIDLSELASGVYFIKVIEDNASVYHDKVILK